The following coding sequences are from one Salvelinus namaycush isolate Seneca chromosome 23, SaNama_1.0, whole genome shotgun sequence window:
- the LOC120018653 gene encoding F-box only protein 39-like: MNYPEDPEEQLSEDENEEEEGEDEGIEIMDEEEEEEGEAEEDKERKLGWANLPDVCLRQVFWWLRDRDRVKAALVCLHWHHVMRSPSLWRVRTFNFSGRISRTRRSELETAVCYAKTYGAYLEDLEIRFSQPLNSLVSRRFQQTLRTFLAALRKTRGGLRRLTVNHMELDRAAWCRSVRKALVRSLTFYLRRESSRLGYLSLRGARLNLPQGLEVLEAVAASQQHIHLGRRPGITHLNLEDFFSQPLAVFISPAFPQVMNRFQGLCTLTLNYSCLSDELLAALSAACRSLGGGGSLQTFTIRCHIHEPHIQVIWGDAWSHLAQRCPDLRVHITVERILDMDELGRILLREIPLRSLSLTSCYFSEQDWSAKPALTNLVPCYRSCLQKLTLDLNNSHESVDEELLDVVLLCSQLVYMKVWAFLDISFLDRLLQKRLENKIILRTIKVRIYINKYETQDEDEQLEEVYSRYRQLINSELHYFAISYPML; the protein is encoded by the exons ATGAATTACCCCGAGGATCCAGAGGAACAGCTCTCGGAGGATGAAAAcgaagaagaggagggggaggatgaaGGAATAGAGAtaatggatgaggaggaggaggaagaaggtgAGGCGGAGGAAGATAAGGAGCGTAAACTGGGCTGGGCTAATCTCCCGGACGTGTGTCTGCGGCAGGTGTTCTGGTGGCTGCGTGACCGCGACCGTGTCAAGGCGGCCCTGGTGTGTCTCCACTGGCACCACGTCATGCGCTCGCCCTCTCTCTGGAGGGTTCGAACCTTCAACTTCTCCGGCCGCATCTCCAGGACCCGCCGCTCGGAGCTGGAGACGGCCGTGTGTTACGCCAAGACCTACGGCGCTTACCTGGAGGACCTGGAGATCCGCTTCTCCCAGCCCCTCAACTCTCTGGTGTCCCGGCGCTTCCAGCAGACGCTGAGGACCTTCCTCGCCGCGCTGCGTAAAACCAGAGGCGGACTCCGCCGCCTAACTGTCAACCACATGGAGCTGGACCGCGCCGCCTGGTGCCGCAGCGTGCGCAAGGCGCTGGTGCGCAGCCTCACCTTCTACCTGCGCCGCGAGAGCTCCCGCCTGGGCTACTTGAGCCTGCGAGGGGCCCGCCTCAACCTGCCCCAGGGCCTGGAGGTGCTGGAGGCCGTGGCTGCATCTCAGCAGCACATCCACCTGGGCCGCCGGCCCGGCATCACCCACCTCAACCTGGAGGACTTCTTCTCACAGCCGCTGGCCGTCTTCATCAGCCCTGCCTTCCCCCAGGTAATGAACCGCTTCCAGGGCCTCTGCACTCTTACCCTCAACTACAGCTGCCTGTCGGATGAGCTGCTGGCGGCCCTGTCCGCGGCGTGTAGGAGCCTGGGTGGGGGAGGGTCCCTGCAGACGTTCACCATACGATGCCATATCCACGAGCCCCACATCCAGGTGATCTGGGGGGATGCCTGGTCCCATCTGGCCCAGCGTTGTCCCGACCTCCGTGTGCATATCACAGTGGAGCGGATCCTCGACATGGACGAGCTGGGGAGGATTCTGCTCAGAGAGATCCCGCTGCGCTCGCTCAGTCTCACCAGTTGCTACTTCAGTGAACAAGACTGGAGTGCCAAGCCGGCCCTTACCAACCTAGTGCCCTGCTACAGGAGCTGTTTACAG AAACTGACCCTGGACCTGAACAACAGCCACGAGTCTGTGGACGAGGAGCTGCTGGATGTGGTGCTGCTATGCAGCCAGCTGGTCTACATGAAGGTCTGGGCATTCCTGGACATCAGCTTCCTGGACCGGCTGCTGCAGAAACGCCTGGAAAATAAGATCATCCTAAGGACCATCAAG GTGCGGATCTACATCAACAAATATGAGACTCAGGACGAGGATGAGCAGCTGGAGGAGGTGTACTCTCGCTACAGACAACTCATCAACTCAGAGCTCCACTACTTCGCCATCTCCTACCCCATGCTCTGA
- the LOC120018654 gene encoding centrosomal protein of 55 kDa-like, translating to MSSSNKNKDNFVDKIGGRLCCSKNDMEISKLRKENAYLRKSLDELCPQKGERSDSGNNKLLLEKILSLETLREKNAQQLLARDQEICSLWQQAHAAGGETAAGLQAQIDHYVREADQRKKLFQSLQAETEDVKNKLVSVSAKCQELDSRPGADGQVLTTSTAKSHEHLRDALEKNQQWLAYDQQREAYVKVVLARVFGLEQQLNQAKQALAQQHKDTHSEERSVQIQKHYEKLLLKSKRELETQREQVNTAQRQLSELQCRYDEKQREVGEVRQQFQAERLSIRQSVQKEKRRSGDREGHLWGDMEELQVRLEEKETRSAELLVQVNLLQKSLLSLHEEQKRVTILEQQIQVSAKDLEDEKRDCQYLQQQLHKVLKELRKAKDHVAKLESEKGQRELSRLYEASAHCRPPAPLKPSKESITSHSQVPKMLDESFLECPSCRAQYPTSHHRELLAHLEHCL from the coding sequence ATGTCATCCAGCaacaaaaacaaggacaacttcGTCGACAAGATAGGTGGAAGGCTGTGTTGCTCTAAAAATGATATGGAGATCAGTAAACTCAGAAAGGAGAACGCATATCTCAGGAAGTCATTGGATGAGCTGTGTCCTCAGAAAGGAGAACGATCAGATTCTGGAAATAACAAGCTTTTATTAGAGAAAATCCTGTCACTGGAGACTCTACGGGAGAAGAACGCTCAGCAGCTGCTGGCCAGAGACCAGGAAATCTGCTCTCTTTGGCAGCAGGCCCATGCGGCAGGGGGTGAGACAGCGGCCGGTCTGCAGGCCCAGATAGACCACTATGTCAGGGAGGCCGACCAGAGAAAAAAACTCTTCCAGTCACTCCAAGCCGAGACAGAGGACGTTAAGAACAAGCTGGTGTCCGTGTCTGCTAAGTGCCAGGAGCTGGATAGTAGACCTGGCGCTGATGGACAGGTACTCACCACCAGTACTGCGAAGAGCCACGAACACCTCAGAGATGCCCTGGAAAAGAACCAGCAGTGGTTGGCCTACGACCAGCAGAGAGAGGCGTACGTGAAGGTGGTGTTGGCCCGGGTGTTTGGGCTGGAACAGCAGCTGAACCAGGCCAAGCAGGCCCTCGCACAGCAGCATAAAGACACCCATTCAGAGGAGAGGTCAGTGCAGATACAGAAGCACTATGAGAAATTGTTACTGAAGAGCAAGAGGGAGCTGGAAACTCAGAGAGAGCAGGTCAATACAGCCCAGAGACAACTGTCTGAGCTGCAGTGTAGGTATGacgagaagcagagagaggtcgGAGAGGTGAGGCAGCAGTTCCAGGCGGAGAGGCTGAGTATCCGGCAGAGTGTCCAGAAGGAGAAGCGTCGCTCTGGGGACAGAGAGGGCCATCTGTGGGGTGACATGGAAGAGCTCCAGGTTAGACTAGAGGAAAAGGAGACCAGGTCTGCTGAGCTCCTGGTACAGGTGAATCTACTGCAGAAATCCCTACTGAGCCTGCACGAGGAGCAGAAACGCGTCACAATTCTGGAACAGCAGATCCAGGTGTCTGCCAAAGACCTGGAGGATGAGAAGCGAGACTGTCAGTATTTACAACAACAGCTCCACAAGGTGTTGAAGGAGTTACGCAAGGCAAAGGACCACGTCGCCAAACTCGAGTCAGAGAAGGGGCAGAGGGAGTTGTCCCGCCTGTACGAGGCCAGCGCTCACTGCAGACCCCCAGCACCCCTGAAGCCATCCAAAGAGAGCATCACCTCCCACTCTCAGGTCCCCAAGATGCTAGACGAGAGCTTCTTAGAGTGCCCCAGCTGCCGAGCCCAGTACCCCACCAGCCACCACCGAGAGCTGCTGGCCCACCTCGAGCACTGTCTGTAA
- the LOC120018802 gene encoding XIAP-associated factor 1-like codes for MADKEEDTTRVCDQCHKEVAVSNFALHESHCQRFLCLCPDCDEPVPRELLEQHHQEQHTQVKCTKCNKKVERCQLLDHESDECKERLHCCEFCQLELPLSALAEHSVACGSRTERCSDCGRYVTLRDQPEHAQICPDLYVPDNPSPPSSNSRRTAVVCRSCMRSFPLEEMAEHQLECDHTSEEAKQEQPSRRLTNSMKSASFSAQGRRQEGREGDVDQISTCPHCHLALPVVTLRWHEAKCQIHVNLK; via the exons ATGGCAGACAAGGAAGAGGACACAACCCGTGTCTGTGACCAGTG TCACAAGGAGGTGGCTGTGTCCAACTTTGCCTTGCATGAGTCCCACTGCCAGCGGTTCCTATGCCTGTGTCCAGACTGTGATGAGCCGGTTCCCAGAGAGCTATTGGAGCAGCATCATCAGGAACAGCACACCCAG GTGAAATGCACCAAGTGCAACAAAAAGGTGGAGCGTTGCCAGCTACTGGACCATGAG TCGGACGAGTGTAAGGAAAGGCTGCACTGCTGTGAGTTCTGCCAGCTGGAGCTGCCGCTGTCGGCCTTGGCGGAGCACAGCGTGGCGTGTGGCAGTCGCACCGAGCGCTGCTCCGACTGCGGACGCTACGTCACTCTGAGGGACCAGCCGGAGCATGCCCAGATCTGCCCTGACCTCTATGTTCCCGATAACCCCTCCCCGCCATCCTCCAACA GCAGGCGAACAGCAGTGGTTTGCAGGAGCTGTATGAGGTCTTTCCCATTGGAGGAGATGGCGGAACATCAG CTGGAGTGTGACCACACATCAGAGGAGGCTAAACAGGAGCAGCCCAGTCGTCGTTTGACCAATTCTATGAAGTCTGCATCGTTCTCAGCCCAAGGCAGGAGgcaagaggggagagagggggatgttgaCCAGATCAGCACCTGTCCCCACTGTCACCTGGCTCTCCCCGTAGTCACACTACGATGGCATGAG GCTAAATGTCAAATCCATGTCAACTTGAAATGA
- the tekt1 gene encoding tektin-1, translated as MSRLMDPPPKFLPPEWRLANQIHYGNAEAERSRSERLTAESKRLIEESGMAAKRMQQDANKRLDQRIHDIKFWRTELDQKLEEIVQEIEVLISFKSRVERALESCAEPLRVALQCLTERQRRVSIDLVHDDVERELMKEREVIEGVASLLNRTLEQTIEQIRLNRSAKYYLEKDLRDKFQAEQIDGFCSILTSASPNIDNVTSQTSLAVPGATVTPEEWETFSNINILKAEREKNNSLSLRALVDSLLEQTAADMRRQHNATGTALRLQVQETKTAKGQLEDHLVKVLSEVASQECNLEALRVAIEDKAGPLKVAQTRLSARSQRPSIELCHDPAQVRLLSEVQELTAHIKRLREAQAQSEMELLALTRSQLILEEEIQVKSHSLYIDEVICTQLRQPISIHSF; from the exons ATGTCTAGGTTGATGGACCCTCCGCCCAAGTTCCTGCCACCAGAATGGAGGCTTGCAAACCAAATACATTATGGGAATGCGGAGGCTGAGCGTTCGCGCTCTGAGCGACTCACGGCTGAGAGTAAGAGGCTGATAGAGGAGAGTGGCATGGCAGCCAAACGCATGCAACAGGATGCCAACAAGAGACTGG ATCAGAGAATCCATGACATCAAGTTCTGGAGGACAGAGCTGGACCAGAAGTTGGAGGAGATTGTCCAGGAGATTGAGGTGCTGATATCCTTTAAAAGCCGCGTGGAGAGAGCCTTGGAGAGCTGTGCCGAGCCCCTCAGAGTCGCCCTGCAGTGCCTGACTGAACG GCAGAGGCGTGTTTCCATTGACCTGGTACATGACGACGTGGAGCGGGAACTGatgaaggagagggaggtgatCGAGGGAGTGGCATCACTGCTGAACCGCACCCTGGAGCAGACCATTGAACAGATCAG ACTGAACCGCTCTGCAAAGTACTACCTAGAGAAGGACCTACGGGACAAGTTCCAAGCAGAGCAGATTGATGGTTTCTGCTCCATCCTCACAAGCGCCTCCCCGAATATTGACAACGTGACTAGTCAGACATCACTCGCAGTACCAGG TGCCACTGTGACACCAGAGGAGTGGGAGACCTTCTCCAACATCAACATCCTCAAAGCAGAGCGTGAGAAGAACAACTCCCTGTCGCTGAGGGCTCTGGTGGACAGCCTCCTGGAGCAGACAGCTGCTGACATGCGCAGGCAGCACAACGCTACGGGCACTGCCCTCCGGCTGCAGGTCCAGGAGACCAAGACAGCCAAAGGACAACTAGAGGACCACTTGGTAAAG GTTCTGTCAGAGGTGGCCAGCCAGGAGTGCAACCTGGAGGCCCTGCGCGTGGCCATCGAAGACAAAGCAGGTCCCCTGAAGGTGGCCCAGACGCGGCTGTCCGCCCGCAGCCAGAGACCCAGCATCGAGCTCTGCCATGACCCGGCCCAGGTCCGCCTGCTCTCCGAGGTCCAGGAGCTCACTGCACACATCAAGAG ACTGCGAGAGGCCCAGGCCCAGTCGGAGATGGAGCTGCTGGCCCTGACCCGCTCCCAGCTGATCCTGGAAGAGGAGATCCAGGTCAAGTCCCACTCCCTCTACATCGACGAGGTCATCTGCACCCAGCTCCGCCAGCCCATCTCCATCCACAGCTTCTGA